GCCTCGGAAACGCGTCACGTCGGGATGCTGCCCGCCGCGGGTGACACCGGGAAACTACTGGGCGCCGTATCCGCTGATTTCCCTGCGCACCACGAGTCTGCTACTAACCGACTCCACGCCGGCCACGCTTTTTGCCACGACGATCGCAAGATCAATCTGTTGCGCATCGGGGACGCTACCACTCAGCAAAACGGCACCGCTACTAGCACTAACTTTGATGTTACTAAAGCTAAGCCCCTGACTCTTTGCTTTCCTCAAAGCGTGGCGAACATCTTTGGCAAGCTGCCGGTTCGCTGCCGTGACTTCCTTTGCGCTTTGTACGGCGCTCGATGCAACCGATGTCGGGCTATTTGCGCTTGTCGACTGTGCATTTGCACTAAGGCAAACGAATAGGACGAGCGTGCCGCCTGTCAGTTTGACCAATTGAACGGGTTTCATGCATTTTCTCCGCTTGCTGAATTTGAAATAAACATACATGGTTCATGCGAGTAAGCGTGAGCAGCATCGCTCCTCTCCTCGATGAGGTTGACCCGCACTACCACCCTGCGGTGGCAGCGGTGCAGTCAATCGGTGACACGTTCGTCGAACATCACGAGAGCGATTAGACTAATCAGTCCGCATGCGCCCATATACCAGATTGGCGCATAAGGGTTCTTCGTCACACTAAGTAGCCATGTCACAGTGAAGGGAGCAAAGCCGCCAAAAAGCGTTACGCCCAAGCTATAGATGATGCCCAGAGAGCGGCCGCGGATTTCGCGCGGAAAGCTCTCCATCAACAGAAGAAAGCCACCCGGACTGGAAAGTACCTTGAGAACGATGATGATCACCACGCCCGGCAGGATCGTGGTCATGGCCGGCGCCCGAAGCATAAGAGCGAAGGCTGGATAAAGTACCAGCAAGCCGGCCACGCCCGTGACATAGAGAATTGGCTTGCGCCGTTTAAGCCTGTCGGTGAGCTTGCCGCATAGCGGTGACGCCGTCATCAGGATCAGGCCGGCAACTCCGCTGGGCAAGAATGCAGTTGCCGCAGACAGATGCACAACGGTCATCAGATATGACGGCAGGTAGAGAACCAAAATGTACATCGAAGACGTGCCGCCCAGCATCAGCAGCGTACCGAGGACCAGACGGCGCCAGTCGTAGCGTGCTTTCTCTGAAATGAGGCTATTACTGGTACGTGGGGCGTGGTGCGTCTCGCTGAGGTTACGGCGAATATATAGGCCGACGGGGCCGATGATCAATCCAAGCAGAAAGGGGACTCGCCACCCCCAGCTTTCGAGCGCGTCCGCGGATAGAGCGTGTGTCAGCACGAAGCCACACAACGCGCCAGCAAGTGCTGAAGCGCCCTGGCTTGCCATCTGCCAGCTGACCAGATAGCCGCGCGTACCTGGAGCGGCTGACTCCATCAGGAACGTAGTTGACACCCCGACCTCACCGCCAGCCGAGAAGCCCTGAAGAAGGCGGGCACCCAAAATCAGAAGCGGCGCGGCAAGACCGATCTGCGCATAGGTCGGCGTCAAGCCAATGATAGTCGTGCCTAGCGCCATCAATAGTATGGTTGGCGTCATCGCGGCCTTGCGGCCTCGGCGATCGGCGTAGGCACCGAGCACGATTCCGCCAATCGGCCGTATCACAAAGCCGACCCCAAAGGTTGCGAATGACAGGAGAAGCGAGCCATACCGGCCGTCGATCGGAAAAAAGAGTTTGCCGATGAGTGCAGCAAAAAAGCTGTATACCGTGAAATCGAATATTTCGAGGGCATTGCCTAGCGCCGTTGCCACGATCACCCGACGTTGCATGGCTGCATTGGCCGCGCAGACGGGTACCTGTACGTACGGCAGTGCATTGGTAGAACCTGGAGTCTTCATATAAAAGCCAGAAATCGCACTGGAAAAGCGCCGCTCTGCGCCGGCGCTTTTCCAGCATCGGATTGTTGTGCTCGAGTTCAGAACTTGTGATACATGCCCAGCGATACCGTCAGCGGTGTCGTACCCTGTTCGGGCGTTGCGGAGCCCGGTTGTGTGGGTAACGGTGTTCCGTTCAGGATGACGGATGAAATACCATAGTTCCGGATCAAGCCCCCACGAGCGTACAGGCCTGTACGTTTTGACAGGTTGTAGTCGTAACCGAGCATCACCCCCAGCGCCGAATCTTTTGCTGGTAGCCCCGCGTTATCACGAACACCGGAGGTGTCGCGATAGACGAACGACGCTCGCAGGGCATGAGGCCCAAAAGGCACAGTCCCGCCCAACATATAGGAACGCGCAATACCGTTGCCTGCGAGATGCGGCGCCACCTGATTGAACGCAGCCGACAACACAAACGAGCCGACATCGTAGATGGCCGCGACGCCGTATATGTCGTTACGCACGGTTTGCGTTCCCGACGCCGTCGCGACGGGCGCGCTCCACACCTGGTTATAGGCCGCAGCAAGGTACAGAGAGGCGTTCGTCCATGAGGCGACGACACCTTGATTGGAGGCATAAGGGCTGACACCCTGCGTACCATTGAACGCGTACAGGAATGTAGCTCCGAAACCATCGACACGAGGGGAAGTCCAACTCACCGCATTGCTCTCGCGGACGAGCACCTGGCTCGACCCCGGGCCCAGATCGGCGTTGTAGCCGATACCCTTTCTGGTCTGGACCGCGCCGCCCGCAAGCCAGGTAACGACGGAGTTCGTCACCACCTCTCCAAACGGATCGGCGAACTCCGGCAGGCTTGCAGTCGTCTGACGTCCAACGCGCAGAGCGCCCCATGTCGTCGAACTAAGGCCAACCCATGACTCACGATCAAATAACGTCTGGCTTGTTTGAAGGCTGCCATTGTTAAGTTCGAAGCCGCTTTCCAGATTGAATTCCGCCTTCAAACCGCCGCCCAGATCTTCCCGGCCGAAAAATCCAAACTGCGATGTATGCACACCACCACTCTGCATCTGCCACAGCGTTTTTCCTCCAACGCTCTGATAGTTGATACCCACGTCGGCTACACCATAGAGCGAGATTCCATTGTTTAGAAGAGCGGTATTGTATTGCGGTAACGTGGACAGAGTGGATTGGATATATGAGTCCGCGTAAGCCGCGTGAGAGAACCATAGGATCCCCGCAACACAGACGGTTTTTTTGTAATTCATCTCGGGTCTTTATTCTAGTAGTGTGTCGGCCGCTTGCGTCATGCGGTCAGATATTGTTCGACCAGGCGGGCCCAATAACTCACGCCGATCGGCAACGCTTCATCGTTGAAGTCATAGCCAGGGTTGTGAAGCATGCAACTGCCATGGCCTTCGGCACCGTTGCCGAGCGCGACATAGCAACCGGGCACCTCATCGAGCATCCACGAGAAGTCTTCGCCGCCCATCCTTCCAGGCGGCAAAGGAAAGATATTTTCGGCGCCGACAATCGCGGCAATTGCCTCGCGTGCAAAGGCGGTTTCTTTCGGCGTATTCATCAGCACCCGCGAGATCGCCTCGTATTCGATCTCTGCTTCGACGCCCATGCTGCGAGCCTGAAACTCGACGATCTCACGCAGGCGTGATTCGATCAGCGTCTGAACCTCTCTGTTGAGCGTACGCACCGTAACCAGAATTTTTGCCGTCGACGGCACCACGTTATGGGCCGTGCCAGCCTGGATTGCACCCACGGTTACGACTGCCGCGTCTGCCGTCGAGATGTTGCGCGATACGATGGTCTGGAGCGCCATGACTATGCTTGCCGCTGCGACGACCGGGTCGCGCGAGAAATGAGGCATGGCGCCGTGGCTGCCCTTACCCCTCAACGTGATCGTCACAGCGTCTGACGAGGCCGCCATGGCCCCGCTTTGTACAACGAACTTCCCAACAGGCAATCCCGGCGCATTGTGGAGGGCATATATCCCGTCACATGGAAATCGCTTGAAGAGGCCGTCCGCCATCATCCGAAGCGCCCCACCCAAACCCTCTTCAGCCGGTTGAAAAATAAGGTTCAAGGTGCCGCTGAACCGGCGTGTACGCGCCAGGTAGTGGGCGGCCGCCAGCAGAATCGCCGTATGACCATCGTGACCGCATGCGTGCATCTTGCCCTGCACCTGGCTCGCATAAGGCAGTCCGGTGCCCTCAGTGATCGGCAACGCGTCCATGTCCGCGCGGATGCCCATCTTGCGTGAGCCATTGCCGACCTTGAGTTGCCCAACCACACCGGTGCCGCCGACCCCTTCGGTTACTTCATAACCCCAGTCACGCAGCTTCTGTGCAACCAGCTGGCTCGTCTGAACTTCTTCGAACCCCAACTCAGGATGAGAATGGATTTGCTGACGCAATTTGACGAATTCCGCCGTGTGCTCGCGGATCTCTGGATGAATATTTACGGTCTGGGACAACACCACCTCCTCTGACGGTTTGCAATATCGCGATGAGTCAAACGCAACGCGGATTGAGGGGCAGTCTAAGGCGGACGGTATGAACAAAATAATGATAAAGTGTGATGCCTATAACGGATGGTTATAGGCCAATTTTTAGACGCACTGGGTATCGATGAAACTCCATCAACTCCGCGCGCTGGTGGCGGTCGCAGATCAAGGCAGCATCATCGGCGCATCGAGGGTGCTGTTTGTCAGCCAGCCGGCAATCACTAAAGCCATTCGCGAACTCGAATCCGATATTGGCATTGCGCTGCTTGCGCGCAGTGTGAGCGGCGTGACGCTGACGCCTACTGGCGCTTCGTTGCTACGTCGTGCGCGGCTGATTGTCGGTGAGCTGGCGCGGGCCGAGGAGCAAATGGCGATGGAGCGCGGTTCGCTGGAAGGGACTGTCACGGTTGGCGTGACGCCGATCAGCGCACTAACTCTGCTGCCGGGCGCGTATGAGCGGTTTCGTCAGGACATGCCTCACGTCAGAGTGCGCTTTCTCGAACAGCCGCCCTCGGCATTGCTCGACAGTCTGCGCCAAGGTACGCTCGACTTTGCGCTAGCAACATCTTCGGAAGTCGTCTCCGATTCGGCTATCCATTACGTCGACATAGCGACATTCCCAATTGCATTTGCGGTACGGCAAAACGGTCTGCTGGCGAAGGCAACATCGCTGGAAGATCTGTGCGATGCGGAGTGGCTATACTCGGACACCACCAGCATGTATCCGGCCTACCTTGCCGAACTGTTCGAGCAGCATGGCTTGCCGGCACCGCACCGCTTGACCCTCTGCACATCCCAGGCGCTTTTTTACAGTCTCGCGACCACGATCGATGCAGTCGTCGCGTGGTCGTCGCACGCGCTTGGATCTGTCAATTTGCGCGAACAGTTCCGCACGCTTGACTTCATACAGGCATCGCGTAGCTTGAAACTGCGGCTGATGCAACGCGAAAGCTCGATCCTTACGCGGCCGTCTGAGTATTTCATCCGCTGCATCATGGACGCAGCGAACGCGCAAGACCCGGGTG
The genomic region above belongs to Paraburkholderia sp. HP33-1 and contains:
- a CDS encoding LysR substrate-binding domain-containing protein, with translation MKLHQLRALVAVADQGSIIGASRVLFVSQPAITKAIRELESDIGIALLARSVSGVTLTPTGASLLRRARLIVGELARAEEQMAMERGSLEGTVTVGVTPISALTLLPGAYERFRQDMPHVRVRFLEQPPSALLDSLRQGTLDFALATSSEVVSDSAIHYVDIATFPIAFAVRQNGLLAKATSLEDLCDAEWLYSDTTSMYPAYLAELFEQHGLPAPHRLTLCTSQALFYSLATTIDAVVAWSSHALGSVNLREQFRTLDFIQASRSLKLRLMQRESSILTRPSEYFIRCIMDAANAQDPGAGSGVMADSRQAARD
- a CDS encoding M20 aminoacylase family protein; the protein is MSQTVNIHPEIREHTAEFVKLRQQIHSHPELGFEEVQTSQLVAQKLRDWGYEVTEGVGGTGVVGQLKVGNGSRKMGIRADMDALPITEGTGLPYASQVQGKMHACGHDGHTAILLAAAHYLARTRRFSGTLNLIFQPAEEGLGGALRMMADGLFKRFPCDGIYALHNAPGLPVGKFVVQSGAMAASSDAVTITLRGKGSHGAMPHFSRDPVVAAASIVMALQTIVSRNISTADAAVVTVGAIQAGTAHNVVPSTAKILVTVRTLNREVQTLIESRLREIVEFQARSMGVEAEIEYEAISRVLMNTPKETAFAREAIAAIVGAENIFPLPPGRMGGEDFSWMLDEVPGCYVALGNGAEGHGSCMLHNPGYDFNDEALPIGVSYWARLVEQYLTA
- a CDS encoding BON domain-containing protein, which produces MKPVQLVKLTGGTLVLFVCLSANAQSTSANSPTSVASSAVQSAKEVTAANRQLAKDVRHALRKAKSQGLSFSNIKVSASSGAVLLSGSVPDAQQIDLAIVVAKSVAGVESVSSRLVVRREISGYGAQ
- a CDS encoding MFS transporter; this translates as MKTPGSTNALPYVQVPVCAANAAMQRRVIVATALGNALEIFDFTVYSFFAALIGKLFFPIDGRYGSLLLSFATFGVGFVIRPIGGIVLGAYADRRGRKAAMTPTILLMALGTTIIGLTPTYAQIGLAAPLLILGARLLQGFSAGGEVGVSTTFLMESAAPGTRGYLVSWQMASQGASALAGALCGFVLTHALSADALESWGWRVPFLLGLIIGPVGLYIRRNLSETHHAPRTSNSLISEKARYDWRRLVLGTLLMLGGTSSMYILVLYLPSYLMTVVHLSAATAFLPSGVAGLILMTASPLCGKLTDRLKRRKPILYVTGVAGLLVLYPAFALMLRAPAMTTILPGVVIIIVLKVLSSPGGFLLLMESFPREIRGRSLGIIYSLGVTLFGGFAPFTVTWLLSVTKNPYAPIWYMGACGLISLIALVMFDERVTD
- a CDS encoding porin, giving the protein MNYKKTVCVAGILWFSHAAYADSYIQSTLSTLPQYNTALLNNGISLYGVADVGINYQSVGGKTLWQMQSGGVHTSQFGFFGREDLGGGLKAEFNLESGFELNNGSLQTSQTLFDRESWVGLSSTTWGALRVGRQTTASLPEFADPFGEVVTNSVVTWLAGGAVQTRKGIGYNADLGPGSSQVLVRESNAVSWTSPRVDGFGATFLYAFNGTQGVSPYASNQGVVASWTNASLYLAAAYNQVWSAPVATASGTQTVRNDIYGVAAIYDVGSFVLSAAFNQVAPHLAGNGIARSYMLGGTVPFGPHALRASFVYRDTSGVRDNAGLPAKDSALGVMLGYDYNLSKRTGLYARGGLIRNYGISSVILNGTPLPTQPGSATPEQGTTPLTVSLGMYHKF